Proteins encoded within one genomic window of Falco biarmicus isolate bFalBia1 chromosome 14, bFalBia1.pri, whole genome shotgun sequence:
- the CYSLTR1 gene encoding cysteinyl leukotriene receptor 1 isoform X2: MQGCQPARRRESLPASEHGKTWRCWAPGRANPIMSTERLDFHQASVPRPGSMMALFDNLSCHHSIDDFRNKVYSTLYSMISIMGFVGNGVVLYVLIKTYQQKTAFQVYMLNLAVSDFLCVCTLPLRVIYYVHKGNWFFSDFLCRVSSYALYVNLYCSIFFMTAMSFFRCIAIVFPVQNINLVTERKAKFVCIGIWIFVTLTSAPFLRNGTYQHGNKTKCFEPPEDSQKTNLVVILDFIALFVGFIFPFIVITICYTMIIRTLLKNSLKKNQANRKKAVWMIIIVTATFLVSFTPYHILRTIHLHVLRLKNASCEDAIYLQKSVVVTLPLAAANCCFDPLLYFFSGGNFRKRLTTFRKASSSSLTQAFRKKFSIKEKDEEPFGGSHRENGKAAVAPS, translated from the coding sequence GCTTGACTTTCACCAGGCATCGGTGCCTCGGCCAGGCAGCATGATGGCCCTGTTCGATAACTTGTCGTGCCACCACTCCATCGACGACTTCCGAAACAAAGTCTACTCCACACTCTACTCCATGATCAGCATTATGGGCTTTGTCGGCAACGGTGTTGTGCTGTACGTCCTCATAAAAACATACCAGCAAAAGACAGCCTTCCAGGTGTACATGCTGAACCTTGCCGTGTCAGACTTCCTCTGCGTGTGCACCCTGCCCCTGCGCGTCATCTACTACGTGCACAAAGGGAACTGGTTCTTCAGTGATTTCTTGTGCAGGGTCAGTTCTTACGCGCTGTACGTCAACCTGTACTGTAGCATTTTCTTCATGACTGCAATGAGCTTCTTCCGTTGCATAGCCATTGTTTTTCCCGTCCAGAACATCAATTTAGTAACGGAGAGGAAGGCTAAGTTTGTCTGCATTGGCATCTGGATTTTCGTCACCCTGACAAGCGCTCCCTTTCTGCGAAATGGGACGTACCAACATGGCAACAAGACCAAGTGCTTTGAACCCCCAGAAGACTCTCAGAAGACAAATCTAGTCGTGATCCTGGATTTTATTGCCCTATTTGTGggtttcatttttccctttattgTCATAACCATTTGCTATACCATGATCATAAGGACCTTACTGAAAAATTCCTTGAAGAAGAACCAGGCTAACCGCAAGAAGGCAGTCTGGATGATCATCATTGTGACTGCCACCTTCCTGGTGAGCTTCACCCCGTACCACATTCTGCGTACGATCCACCTCCACGTGCTGCGGCTGAAGAACGCCAGCTGCGAGGATGCCATATACCTACAGAAATCGGTCGTTGTTACGCTCCCCTTGGCAGCTGCCAATTGCTGCTTTGACCCACTCCTCTATTTCTTCTCAGGGGGCAACTTTCGGAAGAGACTTACCACATTTAGGAAGgcttcttcctccagtttaaCACAAGCCTTCAGGAAAAAGTTCTCCATAAAAGAGAAGGATGAGGAACCCTTTGGAGGAAGCCATAGGGAGAATGGAAAGGCGGCTGTGGCCCCTTCATAA
- the CYSLTR1 gene encoding cysteinyl leukotriene receptor 1 isoform X3: protein MMALFDNLSCHHSIDDFRNKVYSTLYSMISIMGFVGNGVVLYVLIKTYQQKTAFQVYMLNLAVSDFLCVCTLPLRVIYYVHKGNWFFSDFLCRVSSYALYVNLYCSIFFMTAMSFFRCIAIVFPVQNINLVTERKAKFVCIGIWIFVTLTSAPFLRNGTYQHGNKTKCFEPPEDSQKTNLVVILDFIALFVGFIFPFIVITICYTMIIRTLLKNSLKKNQANRKKAVWMIIIVTATFLVSFTPYHILRTIHLHVLRLKNASCEDAIYLQKSVVVTLPLAAANCCFDPLLYFFSGGNFRKRLTTFRKASSSSLTQAFRKKFSIKEKDEEPFGGSHRENGKAAVAPS from the coding sequence ATGATGGCCCTGTTCGATAACTTGTCGTGCCACCACTCCATCGACGACTTCCGAAACAAAGTCTACTCCACACTCTACTCCATGATCAGCATTATGGGCTTTGTCGGCAACGGTGTTGTGCTGTACGTCCTCATAAAAACATACCAGCAAAAGACAGCCTTCCAGGTGTACATGCTGAACCTTGCCGTGTCAGACTTCCTCTGCGTGTGCACCCTGCCCCTGCGCGTCATCTACTACGTGCACAAAGGGAACTGGTTCTTCAGTGATTTCTTGTGCAGGGTCAGTTCTTACGCGCTGTACGTCAACCTGTACTGTAGCATTTTCTTCATGACTGCAATGAGCTTCTTCCGTTGCATAGCCATTGTTTTTCCCGTCCAGAACATCAATTTAGTAACGGAGAGGAAGGCTAAGTTTGTCTGCATTGGCATCTGGATTTTCGTCACCCTGACAAGCGCTCCCTTTCTGCGAAATGGGACGTACCAACATGGCAACAAGACCAAGTGCTTTGAACCCCCAGAAGACTCTCAGAAGACAAATCTAGTCGTGATCCTGGATTTTATTGCCCTATTTGTGggtttcatttttccctttattgTCATAACCATTTGCTATACCATGATCATAAGGACCTTACTGAAAAATTCCTTGAAGAAGAACCAGGCTAACCGCAAGAAGGCAGTCTGGATGATCATCATTGTGACTGCCACCTTCCTGGTGAGCTTCACCCCGTACCACATTCTGCGTACGATCCACCTCCACGTGCTGCGGCTGAAGAACGCCAGCTGCGAGGATGCCATATACCTACAGAAATCGGTCGTTGTTACGCTCCCCTTGGCAGCTGCCAATTGCTGCTTTGACCCACTCCTCTATTTCTTCTCAGGGGGCAACTTTCGGAAGAGACTTACCACATTTAGGAAGgcttcttcctccagtttaaCACAAGCCTTCAGGAAAAAGTTCTCCATAAAAGAGAAGGATGAGGAACCCTTTGGAGGAAGCCATAGGGAGAATGGAAAGGCGGCTGTGGCCCCTTCATAA